Sequence from the Panicum virgatum strain AP13 chromosome 5N, P.virgatum_v5, whole genome shotgun sequence genome:
CGCCACCAACGCGTACAACGCCTGGGCGCAGCGCAACCGCTTCCGCGTCGGTGACGCCATCGGTGAGTGAGCCTGCACCCTGCCTGCGGCTGCCGCCGGTTTCTCCTCCAGCTAGCAGACCACCGCATTGAATGAGTGGTTTCCATCCAGTTCAGACTCGGATACGCGCCGATCTTTCTCCACCTGAATCATATCTTTGCCGGATACGCTAGAATTCATTGTTGCCGTGGATTTTGCATGAATTTTGTTTGATTTCGCACACGGCCACTTGTCCTTTTGTTTGATTTCGCACACGGCCACCTGTCTCTCCCCCGGTCCGCGTGCCGTCCAGTTGTCGTCGGAGGGCGGCAGGGGGGACGGACGCAGGCGGCCTGCGGGCTCTCCCGCGCTACCTTCCCTGCGAAGGTTCCTCAAGTCTGACTTCTCCTAGGAGGATGCAGGCCTCCTGGCCGAGCGCATGCAGGCAGTTTCAAACGGCGCAGGCGCCTAGAGATGCCGAGATTCCTGTAACGCTCCATCTCTAAGACTCCATCTCTATCACTAACCCTAACGCTCCATCTCCACCTCCCAACCACACCGCTGACTAAACTGGAAGAGACAAAATCCAAAGATGGGGTGATGACGCTCCTGCGTGGTATCCGCCGCGTTTTACCGCGGCCTTGCCGTTGCACTGGCGTGACGCCATCGGCGTGTGTAAACATGGGGCCCTGCTAATCGCGGCGCTAATGGTGGCGGTAACTGAGTAATGACACGGTTTCACCGCGCGGTAGAAAGTAGAACACGCCCTGTCAAAAGCTGGCATTGGTTTTTTTTTCCTAGTCTTGATTACCGTGTGGCATGCATGCACGGCGTTTTgactgctcctcctcccgcgcatgcatggatgcatgcatgcagcttTCACCTACCCGGCCGGCAACGACTCGGTGCTCCTCGTCGACAAGAGGTCCTACGACGCCTGCGACACGGCCGCGCCCGTCGACACCTTCTCCGACGGCAGCACCGTGTTCACCTTCCCCCGCTCCGGCCCCTACTACTTCATCAGCGGCACCAGGGACAACTGCAACCGCGGCGAGAagctcatcgtcgtcgtcatggCCGAGCGATCGGCCGTCGGCAACGCCACCGAGCCGGGCGCGGGGCTGGCGCCATCGCCCAACGGCCCCTACTCGACctactccccgccgccgccattcggCATCGacatctcgccgccggcgtaccCGCCGCCACCCAGTGACGCGGCACCCAAGGTGGCGGGACTTGCCGGCACTGCCGCGCTTGCCATTGGAGCGCTGTTCTACGCGCTTGTTTGATGTGCGCGTGTTTTGTTTAAAATGGTCATTTGCGCGCGCAGTGGATGGAGAGAAGGTCTCATCATATGCATGGCTGCTTGACTAGTAGCTTGCCCACATTATATGTATGTAATCGATAATATATGCCAATTGAGTCGAGTGAACCTGCATGCTTTTAATGTTTAAAATGTTATCAAATGTTGATGTAATGTATGCATTGTGGATTAATTCAATTCTGTTGGAGTGTGATTTTATTCCAAGTTGATCATGTTTGCAAGGAGTTCGATACATATATGGATATGTCAGCCCATACAAATTCGTAGAGTATATATGATCTAGCTAGCAAAagaaatatgaaaaaaataaatgagtATGGCATATGCAAAGCATTTGCgcgtttttgaaagaaaaaaacaaatttagcCCACATCGAATATTAGACAAGTCGCCTTTTTGTCTCCTCGTAACGGCCAGCCCAATATCCAATAGATTTTAGAAAGGCCGCAACTCTTTCTTTAATGGCCGCCAACACTCTCACGGTGTAACTGGTCAGTCGAACACGCCAGAGAAGTGGTTCGCTGGGCCAGCCCAAGTTCGAGTCACGGCACAAATACGACAATGCACATACGTCATTTAACAAAAACATGAAAGATCGTTGTGCTTTCTTCGACGGCCTAGCCCAAACCACTCAAAATTATATACCTTTCAAAGGCCCAACAAAACAACCAATGATGATATCCCAGCGGCCCAACTTGGTGGACATACGACACCGAAGTCGGAGCTTTGATGAGTTTGTCTTGATGTTTGAAGGTAGACTTTGTAATAGAGTAGCTCATCAATGTGCAAAACTTGTATCGGGTAGTTCTTTGGTGGAGGAGTGGCCTTGTCCACCACCAGAGATTCATGACCTGCTCGCTGCAGATTGCAATAACTCTGTGATTCAGTAATGAAGCTCTGGTATTACTCAAAAAGAAACATGTGTCTAGGCTAGATTATCAACGTAATCATTTCATACCATGTTTCATACTCTATGTCAACTTGGTAGCTAGTGGGAACTAGTATGCGTAAGAATTTTTTTGTTAGTTGATGAAACTTTGTGCAAGTTTTTTAGTTGCAATGGAGTTCGTTTGATTTTATTCACCTCCAAGACCCTGATACTAGAATTGTGAGAAACTACATGTAGACAGCGTACATAAAACTTGCGCACTTTCTCACACAACCATATTTCCTCAATCCTATTTAATCATATGTAATTTCTTTCCAAGGAAGTCTATGGTAGGCATTCATCCACTTGAACATTAGTCTCGGATCTAATTGTGCGCGATTATCCAATATTTCCAAAGGTTCTACTAAAATTTAGTTATGCTGATTTTGATTGTGTTCTAGAAATTCTAGACTCACTAGAAAAACATTCAATGTTGCCTATTGTAACCACTAAGATACGCGGAATCATTTGTGAtgaaatataaaatattttctATTTCTGACAAGTGAGATCTTGTATTTCTACTGATATCTTGTGATATCAAACGTATTTTCCTTGATTTTATTTGTTTATTCTATTCTTCACTTTTCCTTTCCAACTTCACACTACTAATTTTTCATCTTGCCATGCATATTCAACGTTCAATGGGTTAGGAGACAACTAGTATGAGATAAATACAGCACACCTACAACTCTACTCAAGATGTCACCACCTAATACAAGTTTTCCTATTTTGCTCGCACCTTTGTAATCTACCTCAGTACATTTGTGTTTGATGATGCATGGGTAAATGAAGCTGGAATTAATTACCCCTTTTACTATATCATTATGCATGGCTGCATATAAAATTATGACAATAATAAGCATaaggacaaaagaaagaagagataTCTTTCACCTGCTTACCTTGTTTCTTTCTCATATGGTGAACGTtactttattattattattatattattttgCACAATCAACCAACTTATATGCTGACATAGCGTCACGCCCAGTGTGCGGGCCATACACAATAACAATTTACACTACGGATGGCACCTATAAATAGAGAGGAGAGGGT
This genomic interval carries:
- the LOC120676771 gene encoding early nodulin-like protein 1 encodes the protein MARGRTMMMRRAFLACLVAAWASSTASAFVFKAGGTGEWRVPAGANANATNAYNAWAQRNRFRVGDAIAFTYPAGNDSVLLVDKRSYDACDTAAPVDTFSDGSTVFTFPRSGPYYFISGTRDNCNRGEKLIVVVMAERSAVGNATEPGAGLAPSPNGPYSTYSPPPPFGIDISPPAYPPPPSDAAPKVAGLAGTAALAIGALFYALV